The genomic region gcttttattaaatgttgtattaagtttatgacttattaattattgtttatattaatctagatgccttcaataattATTGTACTTATTGTCAGTTGTGTCTACAGAGCACCCATTAATTATTGTACAATATATGCCTTCAATAATTCAAACGACCTTCAATAATTTGGACAACGTTCTAGTGAAAAGACTTGTCACAAGAAGACAATTcaatttattactagaaatACCAACATAGTACATGCAAAATTATTACATAACATAACACATTATTACACTTAAGATCATCCATCATCAACGTTCGCCTTCTCGGCGCCATACATGCTCAACCAAATCCTTGCGGAGTGTGTCATGACCTTGAGGAGCTTGAGTTCTATTTAAGCGTCTCATATACTCACTCAATGTGACCTTATCCTGTCGGGTCTCATATGTGGTTGCAGCAAGATATTCAACATCTCTTACCATAGATCTCGCATGTGTTGGTTAGTCATCATCCACATCTTCGTctgaatcttcttcaatttcgatgtactcatcttccacaatcatgttgcaCAAAattatgcacgtcatcatgattgaATGGAGGTCTTCAGTATGCCAAAGTTATAAAGGCCCTCTAACAATGGCCCATCGAGCTTGTAAGATCCTGAATACTctctccacatccttcctgtaAGACTTTTACCtcaataaaaatattttgttcTTTGCATTATCGGGATGGGaaaaacttttgacaaaggtAGACCGACTAGGATAAATACCATCAGTTAGGTAGTAACCTAGCTCATACCTATTACCATTAACCTTGTACCTCTATTTTAGTGCCCATCCATTGACAACTTCATCAAACAGAGGAGAAGACCAAAGAATATTGATATCGTTGTTTGATCCAAGAGCGCCGAAGAATGCATGCTAGATCTATGTATAGTAAGATGCCACAACCTCGAGCACGATGGTTGGCTTGTTGTGATAGCCCTTGAATTGGTCGGCCCAAGCAGTAGGATAATTCTTCCACTCCCAATTCATACAATTGAGATTTCTTATCATGTCAGGGAAGCCACTTTTATCTGCCTTGCTTATAAGCCGCTTTAAGTCTTCACGATTTGGCTTGTGGAGGTATGTAGCTCCATATATGGCTTCAATTACCTTATAGAAGTGCTTCAGGTTCTCAATAGTAGTACTCTCTGCAAGTCGGCAATACTCGTCAGTTGAGTCTGCAGAGTACCCATTAGCTAGCATTCGAAATGCAGATGTTAGCTTCTGATGATGTGATAGGTTTTGTCGGCCTACGACATCTATCTTTCTTGCAAAATAGTGATCATGATGGACAACTGCATTCAAGATGCTTTCAAAAAGCTCACTCCTCATCTAAAACCATCTTA from Pyrus communis chromosome 9, drPyrComm1.1, whole genome shotgun sequence harbors:
- the LOC137744471 gene encoding uncharacterized protein, with translation MRSELFESILNAVVHHDHYFARKIDVVGRQNLSHHQKLTSAFRMLANGYSADSTDEYCRLAESTTIENLKHFYKVIEAIYGATYLHKPNREDLKRLISKADKSGFPDMIRNLNCMNWEWKNYPTAWADQFKGYHNKPTIVLEVVASYYT